From the Oryza glaberrima chromosome 5, OglaRS2, whole genome shotgun sequence genome, one window contains:
- the LOC127773929 gene encoding reticulon-like protein B9 → MNVPHVSSDSDDDRPVIRLFHRQKPVHKILGGRKVADIMLWRDRNLSAGILAGATLIWFLFDVAEYNFVTLLCHIALLGMLVLFIWSNAAPLFDRAPPRIPEVIVSEHAFRELALTLHSKMAHFSAVLYDISCGKELRKFLAVIGSLWILAVIGETCSFTTLLYVGFLCALTLPALYERYETEVDHLVAKGGQDLKKFYKKIDSNVLNKIPRGPVKTKVH, encoded by the exons ATGAATGTTCCTCATGTTTCGagtgattctgatgatgatcgACCGGTGATAAGGCTTTTTCATAGGCAGAAACCAGTTCATAAGATCCTGGGTGGCCGGAAAG TTGCGGACATCATGCTATGGAGGGACAGGAATTTATCGGCCGGGATCCTTGCAGGCGCCACATTGATATGGTTCCTATTTGATGTGGCTGAATACAACTTTGTAACACTCCTTTGCCACATTGCACTCCTTGGGATGCTTGTGCTCTTCATTTGGTCCAATGCTGCACCTCTCTTTGACAG GGCACCTCCACGGATCCCAGAAGTGATTGTTTCTGAACATGCCTTCAGAGAACTTGCACTGACATTGCATTCCAAAATGGCGCACTTTTCAGCAGTCCTGTATGACATTTCATGCGGGAAAGAACTCAGGAAGTTCCTTGCG GTGATAGGATCTCTGTGGATATTGGCAGTTATTGGAGAGACATGCAGTTTCACAACTCTACTATATGTTG GGTTTTTGTGTGCTCTCACTTTGCCTGCGCTGTATGAAAGATATGAGACTGAAGTAGACCATTTGGTTGCCAAAGGTGGTCAAGACCTCAAGAAATTCTACAAGAAGATTGATTCCAATGTGCTGAATAAGATACCAAGGGGGCCTGTCAAGACAAAAGTTCACTAA
- the LOC127773927 gene encoding protein PLASTID MOVEMENT IMPAIRED 2-like → MMKESAMEENSVGSGSGGNAMDIFGQSIDVRRPSKSRRRVVCHKNLSPEIEESIGSSRRKLHRRKAIAEDQEQARVESELSRAMNMAMELERQIEQTNAKARSRRSELQRQRTRASGGGSRRKTARGLAAEAAGGAPAHRQEGVGTAYGEVMQELDRVKGELRKLQREVMAAMAAKGTAGRRDAEAEASTSSAVSSGPRGGGGVERDADGASEEHGVLVELAVGTAATASSDAGSWHSELAVVRATDATAMASRGHEVEHEEPSLQAAEAELSSARIELESIKAEGLRFTASIERTRRETARVTDEIRRLTEQEKAASAHVQQLNAKLLKARSRLEAVTAADERADETISKLAAILRQLEDDAAAAEKEKTLADTENRRAMSDAENIDAEIAAAEKRIRESVRELGAARASEAAATARLKAIVESATLATAAAATPRSSSSGNVTIPRFEYEYLTGRAEVVRAVAEMKAAAAEAWAEARRASEKEIAMRAEAIERELGEARAADAEATNTTRRMPFSSAATSRMAKSRRMPSSSAAAARKPRSPSSSVKRRKRRVLTLNCLKLLAGKCRGQN, encoded by the exons ATGATGAAGGAGAGTGCAATGGAGGAGAATTCAGTAGGGAGTGGATCAGGGGGAAACGCCATGGACATCTTTGGTCAGAGCATTGATGTCAGAAGACCAAGCAAGAGCAGAAGAAGAGTAGTTTGCCACAAG AATTTGTCTCCTGAAATCGAAGAATCGATTGGATCAAGCAGGCGTAAATTGCATCGACGTAAGGCCATTGCAGAGGATCAGGAGCAAGCACGAGTAGAATCCGAGCTATCGAGGGCGATGAACATGGCCATGGAGCTGGAGCGCCAGATCGAGCAGACCAATGCCAAGGCGAGGTCTCGCAGGTCAGAGCTCCAGAGGCAGCGAACGcgtgcgagcggcggcggcagcaggaggaagacggcgagaggcctcgccgccgaggcagccggcggcgctccggctCATCGCCAAGAAGGCGTCGGCACGGCGTACGGCGAGGTGATGCAGGAGCTCGACCGCGTCAAGGGAGAGCTCCGCAAGCTGCAGCGCGAGGTGATGGCCGCGATGGCGGCGAAGGGCACGGCCGGGAGGagggacgcggaggcggaggcgtctACGTCCAGCGCGGTGAGCTccggcccgcgcggcggcggtggcgtggagcGCGATGCGGACGGGGCAAGCGAGGAGCACGGCGTCCTAGTCGAGCTCGCCGTGGgcacggcggccacggcgagctCCGACGCGGGATCCTGGCACAGCGAGCTGGCGGTGGTACGAGCAACGGATGCCACTGCAATGGCGTCGAGGGGACACGAGGTGGAACACGAAGAGCCATCGctgcaggcggcggaggcggagctgagCTCGGCGAGGATCGAGCTGGAGTCCATCAAGGCGGAGGGCCTCCGGTTCACGGCGTCCATCGAGCGCACGCGCAGGGAGACGGCGCGTGTCACCGACGAGATCCGCCGCCTCACGGAgcaggagaaggcggcgagcgCGCATGTGCAGCAGCTGAACGCCAAGCTGCTCAAGGCGAGGTCTCGCCTCGAGGCCGTCACGGCGGCCGACGAGAGGGCCGACGAGACCATCTCCAAGCTGGCGGCGATCCTTCGGCAGCtggaggacgacgccgcggcggcggagaaggagaagacgcTGGCGGATACGGAGAACCGGCGCGCCATGTCCGACGCGGAGAACATCGACGCCGAAATCGCCGCCGCGGAGAAGAGGATCAGGGAGTCGGTAAGGGAGCTCggggcggcgagggcgtcggaggccgcggcgacggcgaggctgaAGGCGATCGTCGAGAGCGCGACgctggccaccgccgcggccgcgacgcCGCGGAGCTCGTCGTCCGGGAACGTCACGATCCCCAGGTTCGAGTACGAGTACCTGACGGGGCGCGCCGAGGTGGTCCGCGCGGTGGCCGagatgaaggcggcggcggcggaggcgtgggcggAAGCGCGGCGAGCCAGCGAGAAAGAGATCGCAATGCGGGCCGAGGCGATCGAAAGGGAGCTCGGAGAAGCGAGAGCCGCCGATGCAGAAGCGACGAACACGACAAGGAGGATGCCattctcgtcggcggcgacgtcgagaaTGGCAAAGTCACGGAGGATGccatcctcgtcggcggcggcggcgcggaagccgaggtcgccgtcgtccagcgttaagaggaggaagagaagagtcCTGACACTGAACTGTCTGAAGCTTCTCGCTGGGAAATGCAGGGGTCAGAATTGA
- the LOC127773928 gene encoding uncharacterized protein LOC127773928 codes for MARRDGVGGDGGAPAAEQQRRVALRVLLSRAEASSPPPATVEEEAQRGRSGGGNKGLASAALRGLGCTSTAALRAHAPASAVEVASSSERWHGRRRRRKVQERRSARGGGGGGGGGGVAPPGPAPAAAGDVWCTCAPGIPFAAEASSVDCVVVARHHHAHHTAAAMGSGRRGEAERRHRERPAAPRARRVTMREHISSSLMDSPPFPDMPLLNADLLPPPPSGRHRHGYRHPHVGAAEEEIMMLRTRLLWGRFGMHDQHQDWRLDVDNMTYEELLDLEDRIGYVSTGLHDDEIARSLRMVKYSAFNPKHFATEVERNCSICQEEFEANEETGRLICGHSYHVQCIKQWLSRKNTCPVCKTVVSKT; via the exons ATGGCTcgccgcgacggcgtcggcggcgacggcggcgcgccggcggcggagcagcagcgGAGAGTAGCGCTGCGTGTGCTGCTGTCCCGTGCGGaggcttcctcgccgccgccggcgaccgtggaggaggaggcgcagcgGGGGAGGAGCGGTGGTGGTAACAAGGGGctcgcgtcggcggcgctgCGCGGGCTCGGGTgcacgtcgacggcggcgctgcgTGCCCACGCGCCGGCttcggcggtggaggtggcgagTAGCTCGGAGCGgtggcacgggaggcggcggcggaggaaggtgCAGGAGAGGCGGAgcgcgaggggcggcggcggaggaggaggaggaggaggcgtggcgcCGCCCGgccccgcgccggcggcggccggggacgtGTGGTGCACGTGCGCTCCCGGGATACCGTTCGCCGCCGAGGCGTCGTCGGTGGACTGCGTCGTGGTGgcgcgccaccaccacgcccaccacacggcggcggcgatgggctccggccgccgcggggaggcggagcggcgccaCAGAGAG AGGCCGGCCGCTCCTCGAGCTCGAAGGGTGACCATGCGTGAGCACATATCCTCGTCGCTCATGGACTCGCCGCCGTTCCCCGACATGCCGCTCCTCAACGCCGACCtgctaccaccaccaccctccggccgccaccgccatggatACCGCCACCCccacgtcggcgccgccgaggaagaG ATCATGATGTTAAGAACACGGCTATTATGGGGAAGATTCGGTATGCATGATCAGCACCAGGATTGGCGACTCGACGTTGACAACATGACATATGAG GAGCTGCTGGATCTTGAAGACAGAATTGGGTATGTAAGCACAGGGTTGCATGACGATGAAATCGCTCGCAGCCTTAGGATGGTCAAGTATTCAGCATTCAACCCCAAGCATTTTGCAACAGAAGTAGAAAGGAATTGCAGTATTTGTCAG GAAGAATTTGAAGCAAATGAGGAAACAGGGAGGCTGATCTGTGGCCACAGCTATCATGTGCAATGCATAAAGCAGTGGCTTTCTAGGAAGAACACCTGCCCTGTCTGCAAAACTGTTGTATCGAAGACATGA